DNA sequence from the Pelagibaculum spongiae genome:
GCAGATAAGTCAGGCCGTTGCACCTGATCTAACGCCATGCCTAACAGCGGCCAGCCCTCTTGGTTTAATTCACCGTTCTGCAAACCTGCTTGCAATACTCGAATAAACTCACCTGCATTATAATCACCCAGATCTGATGGTAGATCTCCAGTGATAATCGCCTGCTTAGCTAATTGATTCAGTTCGACCGTTGCTTCCATCCACTTAAAAGCTTGCGGATCGCGCTTGGCAATATAAATACCACCCACTAGCAATGGCAAAATACACAAAGCGGCAATAATCGCTGTTTTACCTGAGTTAAAATCAGCGGTATCAAAGCTGCTTTTAGCGCTAGCATCTTGAAGTAACGTTAACTTGAGTTCTTTTTCTAGTTTTTGGAAATCACTGGGATCTAATAATCCTGAGGCCTTATCTTGCTCTAGATCTACCACACGTTCTTTATAAGCTTGAACGTTTAAACCTTGAGGGTCTTCTGCTTTAAATTCTGTTTTCTTCCAAAGCGGAATCGACAACACCAGTAGCGCCAGTAAAACTAAAACAACACCGGCGAATACAAATTCAATCATGCTTCTTTTGCTCCTGCTTCAGCAAATCGGAGACTTTTCTTTCTAGATCTTCATCAGCCTTGCCTTCATTTGCCTCGACTTCGGCAGTTTGCGCCTGCCCCCGAACAAACTTAAAAACAATGAAGCCACCTAGCAACAACAAAATCCACGGGCCAGACCAAAGAATTAAATTAATCCCGCCGGTATCTGGACGATAACGAACAAAATCACCAAAACGATCGACTAGAAAATTAACAATTTGATCATTGCTTTCGCCCTGGCGTACTTTTTCATACACCAGTTCCCGCATATCAATTGAAATTTGCGAATTAGAATCAGCAATATTCTGGTTTTGACACTTAGGGCAGCGTAGCTCTTCAATTAAATCTCGATACCGTTCTTGCTGCTGCACGTTATCAAATTCATAAACATCAATCGCAGCAAAACTAGCCATAGAAAAAACCATTGCGGCAACAAAGGTAATGCCTGCCAACAATTTCATGATTTACCTCCAGCAATAAGTGGCTGAAGCGTTTCCTGCCAAAATTTAACCGTCATTTCACCGGCATGGCGATAGCGAATCACGCCTTCTTTATCGATCAAGAAGGTTTCTGGAGCACCATAAACCCCTAGATCAAAACCCAGCTTGCCGTCAGGATCAAAAATATTAACCGCATACGGATCGCCTAACTGGTTCAGCCATTGATTCGCAGCACCACGCTCATCTTTATAGTTAATCCCATAAATATTGACGCCCATATCAGCTAACTTCATCAACGCTTTATGCTCAACCCGACAAGTCGGACACCAAGTAGCCCAGACATTAATTAATGCTGGGCCTTGGATATCGAGCTTGGAGACGGTTTTACCCGCCTCCAGCTGATTGAGTTGAAATTCAGGAAACGGCTTGCCAACTAAGGCAGATGGCAATTTGGTTGGATCATTTTGCAATCCAAAAACAAATAATCCGGTCAACAATCCAAAAACAGCTAATGGGATAAATAAAAGCCATTTATTTTTCATGCAGTTTTCGCTCCCTGAGCCAATTTAGCTTTGGCAGGCTTTCTGGCACGATATCGACGATCGGTTATTGTCCAGAAACCACCCAACCCCATAATCAGTGCGCCACCCCAAATCCAGCTGATAAAAGGCTTGTAATAAATACGTACTGCCCAAGATTCGCCCGCAAGAGGCTCACCCATCGCAACGTA
Encoded proteins:
- a CDS encoding cytochrome c-type biogenesis protein, which codes for MKLLAGITFVAAMVFSMASFAAIDVYEFDNVQQQERYRDLIEELRCPKCQNQNIADSNSQISIDMRELVYEKVRQGESNDQIVNFLVDRFGDFVRYRPDTGGINLILWSGPWILLLLGGFIVFKFVRGQAQTAEVEANEGKADEDLERKVSDLLKQEQKKHD
- a CDS encoding DsbE family thiol:disulfide interchange protein; this translates as MKNKWLLFIPLAVFGLLTGLFVFGLQNDPTKLPSALVGKPFPEFQLNQLEAGKTVSKLDIQGPALINVWATWCPTCRVEHKALMKLADMGVNIYGINYKDERGAANQWLNQLGDPYAVNIFDPDGKLGFDLGVYGAPETFLIDKEGVIRYRHAGEMTVKFWQETLQPLIAGGKS